One window of Tenacibaculum maritimum NCIMB 2154 genomic DNA carries:
- the pdxA gene encoding 4-hydroxythreonine-4-phosphate dehydrogenase PdxA: MDKSDKIIVGISIGDTNGIGIEVILKTFEDKRMLDFCTPVLFGSPKMISYHKKTLRSNISIHNASSLSEISHGKVNLFSVWKDEVPVHIGTPTQQSGKAALKSLSAATESLKKGEIDTLLTAPINKENIQSDSFNFPGHTEFLEKELGGKSLMILLTETLRIGLITGHIPISEVAQNITSEIIEEKVNIMYQSLQQDFGIHKPKIAVLGLNPHCGDHGVIGKEDDAIIRPTIAKIRKTGKLVFGPYAADGFFGSKTYQEFDGVLAMYHDQGLAPFKALSFGNGVNFTAGLEKIRTSPDHGTGFDISGKGLANPDSFKEALFTSLRIFKHREEYKNLVKNALTTK, from the coding sequence ATGGATAAATCTGATAAAATTATTGTAGGAATCTCAATTGGAGATACGAATGGAATTGGTATAGAAGTTATTTTAAAAACATTCGAAGACAAAAGAATGTTAGATTTTTGTACCCCAGTTTTATTTGGCTCTCCAAAAATGATTTCATATCATAAGAAAACTTTACGCTCCAACATAAGCATCCATAATGCTTCTTCTCTATCCGAGATATCTCACGGAAAGGTGAATTTATTTTCTGTTTGGAAAGACGAAGTACCTGTTCATATTGGAACTCCTACTCAACAATCAGGTAAAGCTGCTTTAAAATCATTATCCGCAGCCACAGAATCATTAAAAAAAGGAGAAATCGACACCCTTCTAACAGCTCCTATCAACAAAGAAAACATACAATCTGACTCTTTTAATTTTCCAGGTCATACAGAATTTCTTGAAAAAGAGCTAGGAGGCAAAAGCTTAATGATTCTCCTTACCGAAACCTTGCGAATAGGTTTAATTACCGGTCATATTCCTATTTCAGAAGTAGCTCAAAATATTACTTCTGAAATTATTGAAGAAAAGGTAAATATAATGTACCAATCTTTACAACAAGATTTTGGCATCCATAAACCTAAAATCGCAGTGTTAGGATTGAATCCACACTGCGGAGATCATGGAGTTATAGGTAAAGAAGATGATGCAATTATTCGACCAACCATAGCTAAAATTAGAAAAACAGGGAAACTCGTTTTCGGACCTTATGCTGCCGATGGTTTTTTTGGATCTAAAACTTACCAAGAGTTTGATGGTGTTTTAGCAATGTATCACGATCAAGGTTTGGCTCCATTTAAAGCGCTATCTTTTGGTAATGGTGTTAATTTCACTGCTGGTTTAGAAAAAATCAGGACTTCTCCTGACCACGGAACAGGTTTCGATATTTCAGGTAAAGGACTTGCGAACCCTGATTCTTTTAAAGAAGCTTTATTTACCTCATTACGAATATTTAAGCATAGAGAAGAATACAAAAACCTAGTAAAAAACGCATTAACAACGAAATAA
- a CDS encoding riboflavin synthase translates to MFTGIIETLGVVTKTEIEAGNIHLTLQSNFTNELKIDQSVAHNGVCLTVIDIKGDEYTVTAIKETLDKTNIGGLLIGDEVNLERAMKLGDRLDGHIVQGHVDETGSCIAVKNENGSTIYSFAYNSMNNNVTIEKGSITINGVSLTVVDSKVNEFSVAIIPYTLAHTTFKNIKKGDEVNLEFDVIGKYVSRLTQIKEG, encoded by the coding sequence ATGTTTACAGGAATTATTGAAACGCTAGGTGTTGTCACCAAAACAGAGATAGAAGCAGGGAATATCCATTTAACGCTTCAGAGTAATTTTACAAATGAGTTAAAAATAGATCAAAGTGTTGCTCATAATGGGGTTTGCCTTACAGTTATAGATATTAAGGGAGATGAGTACACGGTAACAGCAATTAAGGAAACGTTAGATAAAACCAATATAGGAGGTTTGCTTATTGGTGATGAAGTAAATTTAGAAAGGGCAATGAAATTAGGAGATAGGTTAGATGGTCATATTGTTCAAGGACATGTAGATGAAACAGGTAGTTGTATTGCTGTGAAGAATGAGAATGGAAGTACTATTTATTCATTTGCTTATAACTCAATGAATAATAATGTTACTATAGAAAAAGGATCTATAACAATAAATGGAGTAAGTTTGACTGTTGTGGATTCTAAAGTTAACGAATTTAGCGTGGCTATTATTCCTTATACTTTGGCACATACCACTTTTAAAAATATAAAGAAAGGAGATGAAGTTAATCTTGAATTTGATGTTATTGGTAAATACGTATCAAGATTAACTCAAATAAAAGAAGGGTAA
- a CDS encoding LexA family transcriptional regulator → MNRIKKNIKHLRKLKRLTQDQLANELKVTRSKIGSYEEGRSEPSIEMLMLFSDYFNLPIDVLIKKDLTYATDFSFIDITDQRILFPITIKEEEDDFIEVVPVAASAGYLLGYDDPEYIEQLDRIKLPFLPIGKHRAFPIKGDSMLPLKDGAYVVAKFVEDFNEVSNGTTYVVVTRNDGMTYKRVYNDIEKEGGFLLSPDNPNHQSYFVPVTEILEMWEFTCAINTQEYDEKELKISSIAMMLNGLGVELRELKKIV, encoded by the coding sequence ATGAATCGTATAAAGAAAAATATCAAGCATTTAAGAAAGTTGAAGAGGCTGACGCAAGATCAGTTGGCAAATGAACTAAAAGTAACTCGTTCTAAAATAGGGTCTTATGAAGAGGGGCGTTCTGAACCCTCCATTGAGATGTTAATGTTGTTTTCTGATTATTTCAACTTACCTATAGATGTACTGATTAAAAAAGATCTAACTTACGCTACTGATTTTTCGTTTATAGATATTACAGACCAACGTATTTTATTTCCTATAACGATAAAAGAAGAAGAGGATGATTTTATAGAAGTTGTTCCTGTGGCCGCATCGGCTGGTTATTTATTGGGATATGATGATCCTGAGTATATAGAGCAACTGGATAGGATTAAATTGCCTTTTTTGCCAATAGGTAAACATAGAGCCTTTCCTATAAAAGGGGATTCTATGCTTCCTTTAAAAGATGGTGCCTATGTGGTTGCTAAATTTGTAGAAGATTTTAACGAAGTTTCTAATGGAACGACCTATGTGGTTGTAACGAGGAATGATGGAATGACTTATAAAAGAGTGTATAATGATATTGAAAAAGAAGGGGGATTTCTGCTGTCTCCTGATAACCCAAACCACCAATCTTATTTTGTTCCAGTCACGGAGATTTTGGAAATGTGGGAGTTTACATGTGCTATTAATACGCAAGAGTATGATGAAAAAGAGCTGAAAATAAGTAGTATTGCAATGATGTTGAATGGGTTAGGAGTAGAATTAAGAGAGTTAAAGAAAATAGTGTAG